The following are from one region of the Microbacterium sp. BK668 genome:
- a CDS encoding magnesium and cobalt transport protein CorA, translating into MALIDSGVYVDGRRVDGDRDPGAAVREARASGGLVWISLARTDTDALHTLADLLALHPLAVRDCLRGHQRSKLERYGDMTFVVLQPARYDDARETVECSEVDLFIGPDFVVSVDGDDRVDEVVRGKLGDHPDIVAKGPYAVLWGTVEHVLAGYGPVLSGVENDIDEIEDQLFSNDEGVSRRIFKLQREVIDLLHATAPLADMLERVQDIVSGTSGSSAPAFHDLEDTARHLTDRVDAFKHTLESALGIHATLVEQANSDAMRRMTEFSITQNDQVKKVSSWAAILFAPTLVGTVYGMNFHYMPELSWPWGYPMALALMLATSVTLYFLFKRRGWL; encoded by the coding sequence ATGGCTCTCATCGATTCCGGCGTATACGTGGACGGCCGGCGCGTCGACGGCGACCGGGATCCCGGAGCCGCCGTGCGCGAGGCACGCGCGTCGGGCGGCCTGGTGTGGATCTCTCTGGCCCGCACGGATACCGACGCCCTCCACACGCTCGCGGACCTCCTGGCGCTGCACCCCCTCGCCGTGCGCGACTGCCTGAGAGGCCACCAGCGCAGCAAGCTCGAGCGCTACGGCGACATGACCTTCGTCGTCCTGCAGCCCGCGCGCTACGACGACGCGCGCGAGACGGTCGAGTGCTCCGAGGTGGACCTCTTCATCGGCCCCGACTTCGTCGTGAGCGTCGACGGCGACGACCGGGTCGACGAGGTCGTCCGCGGGAAGCTCGGCGATCATCCCGACATCGTCGCGAAGGGACCCTACGCGGTGCTGTGGGGGACGGTCGAGCACGTGCTCGCCGGGTACGGGCCCGTGCTCTCGGGCGTCGAGAACGACATCGACGAGATCGAGGACCAGCTCTTCTCCAACGACGAGGGCGTCTCGAGGCGCATCTTCAAGCTGCAGCGAGAGGTGATCGACCTGCTGCACGCCACCGCGCCCCTCGCCGACATGCTCGAGCGCGTGCAGGACATCGTCTCGGGCACCTCGGGGAGCTCCGCTCCCGCCTTCCACGACCTGGAGGACACCGCGCGGCACCTGACCGATCGCGTCGACGCCTTCAAGCACACCCTCGAGTCGGCTCTCGGCATCCACGCGACCCTCGTCGAACAGGCCAACAGCGACGCGATGCGCCGCATGACGGAGTTCAGCATCACGCAGAACGACCAGGTGAAGAAGGTGTCGTCATGGGCCGCGATCCTCTTCGCTCCGACCCTCGTCGGCACCGTCTACGGCATGAACTTCCACTACATGCCCGAGCTCTCCTGGCCGTGGGGCTACCCGATGGCGCTCGCGCTCATGCTCGCCACGAGCGTCACGCTCTACTTCCTCTTCAAGCGGCGGGGGTGGCTGTGA
- a CDS encoding FAD-binding oxidoreductase has product MDLAALRTAVSGSVLAAEDQGWDAARNSHAGLGRPDVIVRVDSLDDVSEAVRFAAAGHREVVVRAGGHSAWCTLDDGVLVDLTALDSVEVVEDPDGGALVRIGGGARWGDVARVLSDRGLGISSGDTASVGVGGLTLGGGIGLMVRAWGLAADQLVGAQLVTAQGEVVEVTDASHPDLLWALRGGGGNFGIVTRFDFRAHDLSGVVLAELGVSGNARPILAALRDVLADAPRELTVTFMDVPAMDPNAPAGASIVAVWAGSDEEALRAALAPLLTVEGVVLNDLAARVYPDILLDHPVPEPEQQMPGFLGGNTLLPELDDDAIDALVSFRESTPASVLLLRSLGGAFGDVPQDATPFPARNATWFAMAGAFDIPGLVDDAQRARLEEAWAAIEARGAGVYGNFSTTTDPAFAERMYPAGTMARLAAVKATWDPRNVFARNHNVVPA; this is encoded by the coding sequence ATGGACCTCGCAGCTCTGCGCACCGCCGTCTCCGGATCCGTTCTCGCCGCTGAAGACCAGGGATGGGACGCCGCGCGCAACTCGCACGCGGGGCTCGGTCGACCGGACGTGATCGTCCGCGTGGACTCGCTCGACGACGTGAGCGAAGCCGTCCGCTTCGCCGCGGCCGGCCACCGCGAGGTCGTCGTGCGGGCAGGGGGTCACAGCGCCTGGTGCACCCTCGACGACGGCGTCCTCGTCGACCTCACGGCGCTCGACAGCGTCGAGGTCGTCGAAGATCCCGACGGCGGCGCCCTCGTCCGCATCGGCGGGGGAGCGCGGTGGGGCGATGTCGCGCGGGTGCTCTCCGACCGCGGTCTCGGGATCAGCTCAGGCGACACCGCGTCGGTCGGCGTCGGCGGCCTGACGCTCGGCGGCGGCATCGGCTTGATGGTGCGGGCGTGGGGACTCGCCGCCGATCAGCTCGTCGGTGCTCAGCTCGTCACGGCGCAGGGCGAAGTCGTCGAGGTGACGGATGCCTCGCACCCCGACCTCCTCTGGGCCCTCCGAGGCGGCGGTGGCAACTTCGGAATCGTCACGCGGTTCGACTTCCGCGCGCACGACCTGTCCGGGGTCGTGCTCGCCGAGCTGGGCGTGTCGGGCAACGCGCGCCCGATCCTCGCCGCACTCCGCGATGTGCTCGCCGATGCGCCGCGGGAGCTCACCGTCACGTTCATGGACGTCCCGGCCATGGATCCGAACGCGCCGGCCGGCGCGTCGATCGTCGCCGTGTGGGCGGGCTCCGACGAGGAGGCGCTGCGCGCGGCCCTCGCCCCTCTTCTCACCGTCGAGGGTGTCGTGCTGAACGACCTGGCTGCGCGCGTCTATCCGGACATCCTCCTCGACCACCCTGTTCCCGAACCCGAGCAGCAGATGCCCGGATTCCTCGGCGGCAACACCCTGCTGCCCGAGCTCGACGACGACGCCATCGACGCCCTCGTCTCCTTCCGCGAGAGCACGCCGGCCTCCGTGCTTCTCCTTCGATCGCTGGGCGGCGCCTTCGGCGACGTACCGCAGGACGCGACACCCTTCCCCGCACGCAACGCGACCTGGTTCGCGATGGCGGGCGCCTTCGACATCCCGGGCCTCGTCGACGACGCGCAGCGCGCCCGGCTCGAGGAGGCCTGGGCCGCGATCGAGGCGCGCGGCGCCGGGGTCTACGGCAACTTCTCGACGACGACCGATCCCGCGTTCGCCGAGCGGATGTACCCCGCCGGGACGATGGCGCGCCTTGCCGCCGTGAAGGCGACCTGGGATCCGCGCAATGTCTTCGCCCGCAATCACAACGTCGTACCGGCGTGA
- the gndA gene encoding NADP-dependent phosphogluconate dehydrogenase, with translation MEDVKRPAPTPEGTDAAVAATANIGVVGLAVMGSNLARNLASREGNTVAVFNRSRSKTDELVAAHPEAEFVPAFSYEEFAARLTRPRTAVVMVKAGRPTDAVIDSLLEVFEPGDIIVDGGNALFTDTIRREKAVRETGVNFVGMGVSGGEEGALNGPSLMPGGPDESWVTLGPILRSIAAVAEGEPCVTHVGHDGAGHFVKMVHNGIEYADMQLIAEAYDLIRHGTGKSPAEIADVFAEWNAGELESYLIEITAEVLRQIDAETGMPLVDVIVDQAGAKGTGAWTVQTALDLGVPVSGIAEATFARSLSSHPEQRAISRTLPGPDVHLEAADPDAFIEDVRLALFASKIVAYSQGFDEIRAGAAEYGWNIDLGQVSKIWRAGCIIRAQFLNRIADAYAAQPDLPVLLTAPYFVEALGRAQDAWRRIVTVAATAGVPAPAFSSSLAYYDGLRAARLPAALIQGQRDFFGAHTYKRIDKPGTFHTLWSGDRTEIEAEDTH, from the coding sequence ATCGAGGATGTGAAGCGTCCCGCTCCGACGCCGGAGGGGACGGATGCCGCGGTGGCGGCGACGGCGAACATCGGTGTGGTCGGGCTGGCGGTGATGGGCTCGAACCTGGCCCGGAACCTGGCCAGCCGGGAGGGCAACACGGTCGCGGTGTTCAACCGGAGCCGGTCCAAGACCGATGAGCTGGTCGCCGCCCACCCCGAGGCGGAGTTCGTCCCCGCGTTCTCCTACGAGGAGTTCGCCGCCCGGCTGACCCGCCCCCGCACGGCGGTGGTGATGGTCAAGGCCGGCCGCCCCACCGACGCCGTCATCGACTCGCTGCTCGAGGTCTTCGAGCCGGGCGACATCATCGTCGACGGGGGCAACGCCCTGTTCACCGACACGATCCGCCGCGAGAAGGCCGTCCGCGAGACGGGCGTTAACTTCGTCGGCATGGGCGTGTCCGGTGGGGAGGAGGGCGCGCTCAACGGCCCGTCGCTCATGCCCGGCGGCCCCGACGAGTCATGGGTCACGCTCGGTCCCATCCTGCGCTCGATCGCCGCGGTCGCCGAAGGTGAGCCGTGCGTTACGCACGTCGGCCACGACGGCGCGGGCCACTTCGTGAAGATGGTGCACAACGGCATCGAGTACGCCGACATGCAGCTGATCGCCGAGGCGTACGACCTGATCCGGCACGGCACCGGCAAGTCCCCCGCCGAGATCGCCGATGTGTTCGCGGAGTGGAACGCCGGTGAGCTGGAGTCGTACCTGATCGAGATCACCGCCGAGGTCCTGCGCCAGATCGACGCCGAGACCGGCATGCCGCTCGTCGATGTGATCGTGGACCAGGCCGGCGCGAAGGGCACCGGTGCGTGGACCGTGCAGACCGCGCTCGACCTCGGCGTCCCCGTCTCCGGCATCGCGGAAGCCACCTTCGCCCGCTCCCTGTCGTCCCATCCCGAGCAGCGCGCGATCTCCCGCACCCTGCCCGGCCCGGACGTGCACCTGGAGGCCGCGGATCCCGACGCGTTCATCGAGGACGTGCGCCTTGCCCTGTTCGCCTCGAAGATCGTCGCGTACTCGCAGGGGTTCGACGAGATCCGCGCGGGCGCGGCCGAGTACGGCTGGAACATCGACCTCGGCCAGGTCAGCAAGATCTGGCGCGCGGGCTGCATCATCCGCGCCCAGTTCCTCAACCGCATCGCCGACGCCTACGCCGCCCAGCCCGACCTCCCGGTGCTCCTCACCGCGCCGTACTTCGTCGAAGCGCTCGGCCGCGCCCAGGACGCGTGGCGGCGCATCGTCACCGTCGCCGCGACCGCCGGCGTCCCCGCCCCCGCGTTCTCCTCGTCCCTTGCCTACTACGACGGCCTCCGCGCCGCCCGCCTTCCCGCCGCGCTCATCCAGGGCCAGCGCGACTTCTTCGGCGCGCACACCTACAAGCGCATCGACAAGCCCGGCACCTTCCACACCCTCTGGTCCGGCGACCGCACCGAGATCGAAGCCGAAGACACCCACTGA
- a CDS encoding NAD(P)-dependent oxidoreductase, giving the protein MSSFDEEGDATGGEDIVGVLGLGAMGEPMARRLLAARGRIVVHARRHHSSLVAAGATWAHTPAELARQADAVLVMLPDLPDLEALLDGPDGLLAGDRRLLVMIGSTSSPTGVRALAARLREQTGGRVRIVDCPVSGGADGAAAGTLSIMLGGETADTQRAARLLSPCGRPVTLGPLGAGEVAKACNQLIVAATILALGEATVLAERSGIHAQTLWDLLETGYAGSNLLASRKTRLVTGDDSPSGVARYMRKDLAFAADVAAETGTRAVVLPTLQAAFEELIEAGLGDRDISVAKRFVGQRGTSPGSGPGATDGERRDKTV; this is encoded by the coding sequence ATGAGCAGCTTCGACGAAGAGGGCGACGCCACGGGAGGCGAGGACATCGTCGGCGTCCTCGGGCTCGGCGCGATGGGCGAGCCGATGGCGCGTCGCCTCCTCGCCGCTCGCGGCCGGATCGTGGTCCATGCACGCCGGCATCACTCGAGCCTCGTGGCCGCGGGGGCGACGTGGGCCCACACGCCCGCCGAGCTGGCGCGACAGGCCGACGCCGTCCTCGTGATGCTTCCGGACCTGCCCGATCTCGAGGCGCTGCTGGACGGTCCCGACGGCCTCCTCGCCGGCGACCGGCGACTGCTGGTGATGATCGGCTCGACATCGTCGCCGACGGGGGTGCGCGCGCTCGCCGCTCGCCTGCGCGAGCAGACGGGCGGCCGCGTGCGGATCGTGGACTGCCCGGTCTCGGGCGGCGCCGACGGCGCGGCGGCGGGGACGCTCTCGATCATGCTGGGGGGTGAGACCGCCGACACGCAGCGAGCAGCGAGGCTCCTCTCCCCATGCGGCCGACCCGTGACACTCGGGCCGCTCGGCGCCGGTGAGGTGGCGAAGGCCTGCAACCAGCTCATCGTCGCCGCGACGATCCTCGCCCTGGGCGAGGCAACCGTGCTCGCCGAGCGCTCGGGCATCCATGCGCAGACCCTCTGGGATCTGCTCGAGACGGGATATGCCGGTTCGAACCTGCTCGCGAGCCGCAAGACGAGACTCGTGACCGGTGACGACTCCCCCAGCGGCGTCGCACGGTACATGCGCAAGGACCTCGCCTTCGCCGCCGACGTGGCCGCCGAGACCGGCACGCGCGCCGTCGTGCTGCCCACGTTGCAGGCGGCGTTCGAAGAGCTCATCGAGGCGGGACTCGGCGACCGGGACATCTCCGTCGCAAAGCGGTTCGTCGGTCAGCGGGGCACCTCTCCAGGCTCAGGGCCGGGAGCGACCGACGGTGAGCGCCGCGACAAGACGGTGTAA
- a CDS encoding D-2-hydroxyacid dehydrogenase produces MTDSLTTAVSVATLRAVAAVPLREELCALIEELEPRVELVRAHTLTPPMRGAADWSGDPAFVRTPEQQAEFDALVDSADALLGIPDVDPDALARTVAANPRLRWVMTTAAGGGSQVKAAGLDREALDRIVFTTSAGVHGGPLAEFAVFGVIAGAKDLPRLLHDQERREWPGRWEMRQLDELTVLVVGLGGIGAECARRFSALGARVWGTSRSGAPVDGVDRLVPLDELESAAAEVDAIVVTLPGTDQTHHLIGEGVLSAVKPGTILASVGRGTVVDETALLAALEDGRIGFAALDVFEVEPLPSESPLWSHPRVLVSPHTAALSSKEEERIARRFADSATRLLDGRPLPNVVDTVEFY; encoded by the coding sequence ATGACCGACTCACTCACGACCGCCGTGTCCGTCGCGACGCTCCGCGCCGTGGCGGCTGTTCCCCTACGCGAGGAGCTGTGCGCGCTCATCGAAGAGCTCGAGCCCCGCGTGGAACTGGTGCGCGCGCACACCCTCACGCCCCCTATGCGGGGTGCCGCGGACTGGTCGGGGGATCCCGCCTTCGTGCGCACCCCGGAGCAGCAGGCGGAATTCGATGCGCTGGTCGACTCCGCCGACGCGCTGCTCGGCATCCCGGATGTCGACCCCGACGCGCTGGCTCGCACGGTCGCGGCGAACCCGCGTCTGCGCTGGGTGATGACGACGGCCGCCGGGGGCGGCAGCCAGGTCAAGGCCGCCGGCCTCGACCGAGAAGCGCTCGACCGCATCGTGTTCACGACGAGCGCCGGCGTCCACGGCGGGCCGCTCGCCGAGTTCGCCGTCTTCGGCGTGATCGCCGGCGCGAAGGACCTGCCCCGACTGCTCCACGATCAAGAGCGCCGGGAATGGCCGGGGCGTTGGGAGATGCGTCAACTCGACGAGCTGACCGTCCTCGTGGTGGGTCTCGGCGGGATCGGCGCCGAGTGCGCGCGCCGCTTCAGCGCGCTCGGCGCGCGCGTCTGGGGCACGAGCCGCTCGGGGGCGCCGGTGGACGGCGTCGACCGGCTCGTACCGCTCGACGAGCTCGAGTCCGCGGCGGCTGAGGTGGATGCGATCGTGGTGACGCTTCCCGGCACCGACCAGACCCACCATCTGATCGGCGAGGGTGTGCTGTCGGCCGTGAAGCCCGGCACGATCCTCGCGAGCGTGGGCCGGGGGACCGTCGTCGACGAGACGGCGCTGCTCGCGGCCCTGGAAGACGGGCGCATCGGCTTCGCGGCGCTCGATGTGTTCGAGGTCGAGCCACTTCCCAGCGAGTCGCCCCTGTGGTCGCACCCGCGTGTGCTCGTGAGCCCCCACACTGCCGCGCTGAGCAGCAAGGAGGAGGAGCGCATCGCGCGTCGCTTCGCCGACAGTGCGACACGACTCCTCGATGGTCGACCGCTGCCGAACGTGGTCGATACGGTCGAGTTCTACTGA